From one Mesoplodon densirostris isolate mMesDen1 chromosome 19, mMesDen1 primary haplotype, whole genome shotgun sequence genomic stretch:
- the LOC132479719 gene encoding zinc finger protein 154-like, translating into MCSLVLRSIFHLAEHEETQHSQKVFGCRICMKRFHFSANLQKHQKQHMEEKSFSNAAVRALFVKRCKCHVSRKPFTCEEVGKHFLPTLGHLQQQTTYTREKPNKIAQREATLQSRESHYSQGECKKAFSPKHALVQDQGVHPGRHCFVCSECGKTVRYKSSFVVHQRVHTGERLHVCRESGKSFRRTSTLNLYRRIHSGARQYKCSKCGKSFNQNFSFSRRSIIVREWTFHTGERRYECTQCGISFRRKLYLIVHWRVHTGERPYDCSECGNSFNNSSVLILHQRVPKGERPFACSECGKSFTHSSVLILHRRVHTGKRPYECSECWKSFSHQSYLTQHWKVHSGKRPYECSECGKSFMSGRGLHYHQRVHTGSRPYECSECGKSFTSHSGLRYHQRVHTGERPYECSECGKCFTSSSALCYHQKTHARDRPYECTVCRKCFSSGSTLRYHQRVHTGSRPYEGSECEKSFPQSSALHQHPC; encoded by the exons ATGTGTAGTCTGGTCTTGAGAAGTATTTTTCACTTGGCTGAGCATGAAGAAACACAACACAGTCAGAAAGTGTTCGGGTGTAGAATATGTATGAAACGATTTCATTTTAGTGCCAACCTCCAGAAACACCAGAAGCAGCACATGGAAGAGAAATCCTTCAGTAACGCTGCAGTCAGGGCCTTGTTTGTGAAGAGATGCAAATGCCATGTGTCAAGGAAGCCCTTTACCTGTGAGGAAGTTGGGAAACACTTTCTGCCCACCTTGGGACATCTCCAGCAACAGACCACTTACACCAGGGAGAAGCCAAACAAGATTGCCCAGCGTGAGGCAACTTTACAAAGCAGAGAAAGTCATTACAGCCAGGGAGAATGCAAGAAAGCCTTCAGCCCGAAACATGCACTGGTTCAGGACCAGGGTGTCCACCCTGGAAGACATTGTTTtgtgtgcagtgaatgtgggaagacAGTCAGGTACAAATCCTCATTTGTTGTGCACCAGAGAGTGCATACTGGAGAAAGGCTTCATGTGTGTCGTGAGTCTGGCAAATCTTTCAGGCGAACCTCAACCCTCAATCTGTATCGAAGAATTCATAGTGGGGCAAGGCAGTACAAGTGCAGCAAATGTGGGAAATCCTTTAACCAAAACTTT TCATTTAGCCGCAGATCCATCATAGTTCGAGAATGGACAtttcacactggagaaaggcgTTATGAGTGTACTCAATGTGGGATATCTTTTAGACGAAAATTATACCTCATTGTACACTGGAGGGTTCACACAGGAGAAAGGCCTTACGATTGCAGTGAGTGTGGGAACTCTTTTAACAATAGCTCGGTGCTCATCCTACACCAGCGAGTACCTAAAGGGGAAAGGCCTTTTGcttgcagtgaatgtgggaaatcttttaCCCATAGCTCGGTACTCATTCTCCACCGGAGAGTTCACACAGGAaaaaggccttatgagtgcagtgaGTGTTGGAAGTCCTTTAGTCATCAATCTTACCTCACTCAACACTGGAAGGTTCATAGTGGAAAAAGGCCTTatgaatgcagtgaatgtgggaaatcttttaTGTCTGGCCGTGGCCTCCATTATCATCAGAGAGTTCACACTGGATCAAGGCCTTATGAATGTAGTGAATGTGGGAAGTCTTTTACCTCTCACTCTGGCCTTCGTTATCATCAGAGAGTTCACacaggagaaaggccttatgagtgcagtgaGTGTGGAAAATGTTTTACGTCCAGCTCTGCCCTGTGTTATCATCAGAAGACTCATGCTCGAGATAGGCCTTATGAGTGCACTGTATGTAGGAAATGTTTTTCCTCTGGTTCCACCCTCCGTTATCATCAGAGAGTTCACACAGGATCGAGGCCATATGAGGGTAGTGAATGTGAGAAATCTTTTCCCCAGAGCTCTGCACTCCATCAACATCCATGTTGA